Proteins encoded in a region of the Mycteria americana isolate JAX WOST 10 ecotype Jacksonville Zoo and Gardens chromosome 9, USCA_MyAme_1.0, whole genome shotgun sequence genome:
- the LMLN gene encoding leishmanolysin-like peptidase has translation MAAEPGGGRPWPYRPLIAAFTAALLLLGRGRAAALSPSSSLSCHHRVPSGEEVVYQVPLKENHVLKRNVDQQLRIKIIYDRSVEDLLPEKRHLIKNKLFPQAISYLEKTFQVRKSTGTILISRQCATNQYLRRKADPHRYCRGACAVHTKCGPVIVPEKHLQQCRVCNGSEWHCGPTGLPDQEGVRDADFVLYVSALTTERCGHENIIAYAAYCQLEAEMDRPIAGYANLCPNMISTQAQEFIGMLSTVKHEIIHALGFSAGLFAFYRDDDGKPLTTRYADGLPPFNESLGLYQWSNKVVHKAVRLWDTRGGKMLRHAVYLLITPRVVEEARKHFNCPILEGMELENQGGMGTELNHWEKRLLENEAMTGSHTQNRVFSRITLSLMEDTGWYKANYSMAEKLDWGRNKGCDFVMKSCKFWMDQKRQKRQLISPYCDTLRSNPLQLTCRQDQRAVAVCNLQKFPNQLPQEYQYFDNLNGVPAEELPYYGGSVEIADYCPFSQEFSWHLSGEFQRSSDCRITENQPDPTKNYGAEKYGPNSVCLIQKSAFVMEQCRRKLSYPDWGSGCYQVSCSPQGLHVWVKDTAYLCSRSGQVLTVSIQMNGWIHVGNLICPACWDFCDSCPPERDPPASNLTRAAPIDLCSCSSSLVITLWLLMANLIPLLTGLFLCA, from the exons ATGGCCGCcgagccgggcggcgggcgccccTGGCCTTACCGGCCGCTCATCGCCGCTTTTACtgccgcgctgctgctgctgggccgcggccgcgccgccgccctttccccctcctcttccttgtcctgtcaccaccGCGTGCCCAGCGGAGAGGAG GTTGTCTATCAAGTTCCTCTGAAGGAAAATCATGTCTTGAAGAGAAATGTGGATCAACAGCTAAGAATTAAGATTATATATGACAGAAGTGTTGAGGA tttgCTACCCGAGAAAAGGCACCTTATAAAG AACAAACTTTTTCCACAAGCTATATCTTATTTGGAGAAGACATTTCAAGTGCGCAAATCCACGGGTACTATATTAATAAGCAG GCAGTGTGCAACAAACCAATATTTAAGAAGGAAAGCTGACCCTCACAGATACTGCCGAGGAGCCTGTGCAGTCCATACAAAATGTGGGCCGGTTATAGTTCCCGAGAAACACCTCCAG CAATGCAGGGTGTGCAATGGGAGTGAATGGCACTGCGGACCCACGGGCTTACCTGACCAAGAAGGGGTTCGAGATGCTGACTTTGTACTTTACGTTAGTGCTCTCACTACTGAAAGGTGTGGCCATGAAAATATCATTGCATATGCAGCCTACTGCCAACTGGAAGCTGAAATGGACAG GCCAATAGCAGGATATGCTAACTTGTGTCCAAATATGATTTCAACACAAGCTCAGGAATTCATTGGCATGTTGTCTACAGTGAAACATGAGATTATCCATGCACTG GGTTTCTCTGCTGGACTGTTTGCATTTTATCGTGATGATGATGGAAAACCTTTGACAACAAGATATGCAGATGGACTCCCTCCTTTTAatgaaag TCTAGGTTTGTATCAGTGGAGTAATAAAGTCGTTCATAAAGCAGTGAGGTTATGGGACACACGTGGTGGCAAAATGCTGCGCCATGCTGTTTATCTTCTGATAACACCTCGTGTAGTT gaAGAAGCTCGAAAACATTTTAATTGTCCAATTCTAGAGGGAATGGAGCTTGAAAATCAAGGTGGCATGGGTACTGAGCTCAATCACTGGGAGAAGAGATTGTTGGAG AATGAAGCAATGACTGGATCCCATACACAGAACCGAGTCTTTTCCAGGATCACCTTATCATTAATGGAAGACACAGG CTGGTATAAAGCAAATTACAGCATGGCAGAGAAATTAGACTGGGGACGCAATAAAGGCTGTGACTTTGTAATGAAGAGCTGTAAATTCTGGATGGACCAAAAGAGGCAAAA gaggcaATTAATCAGTCCTTACTGTGACACTTTGAGGAGTAATCCTTTGCAGTTAACCTGCAGACAGGACCAAAGAGCAGTAGCAGTGTGTAACTTGCAAAAGTTTCCAAATCAGTTACCTCAGGAATATCAG tattttGACAATCTTAATGGAGTACCAGCAGAAGAATTGCCTTATTATGGTGGCTCAGTAGAAATTGCTGACTATTGTCCCTTTAGTCAAGAATTCAGTTGGCATTTAAGTGGTGAATTTCAACGTAGCTCAGACTGTAGAATAACTGAAAACCAACCAG ATCCTACCAAAAACTATGGCGCAGAGAAATATGGACCAAACTCTGTATGTCTTATTCAGAAATCTGCTTTTGTCATGGAACAGTGCAGGAGGAAACTCAGTTACCCTGACTGGGGTAGTGGATGTTATCAA gttTCTTGTTCTCCACAAGGGCTGCATGTTTGGGTCAAAGACACTGCGTACTTGTGCAGCCGCTCAGGTCAGGTATTAACTGTGAGCATTCAGATGAATGGCTGGATACATGTCGGGAATCTGATTTGCCCAGCCTGTTGGGACTTCTGTGATTCCTGTCCCCCAGAGCGGGATCCTCCAGCTTCTAACTTAACAAGAGCTGCACCAATCG acTTATGCTCCTGCTCGTCTAGCCTGGTTATAACCCTTTGGCTCTTGATGGCTAACTTAATTCCCCTGCTAACAGGACTGTTTCTCTGCGCATAG
- the LOC142414633 gene encoding glycerol-3-phosphate dehydrogenase 1-like protein: MSPLRVCIVGSGNWGSAIARIIGKNVQKSNRFDPTVKMWVFEEIINGRKLSEIINQEHENVKYLPGYKIPKNVVAVPDVVEATNGADILMFVLPHQFVGRICEQIAGQIKPGTFGISLIKGIDEGPDGLKLISDLIREKLKIEISVLMGANIAKEVADEQFCETTIGCKNEKQGEIFKELIQTPNFRITVVLDSDTVEICGALKNIVAVGAGFCDGLDFGDNTKAAVIRLGLMEMVAFAKMFCRGPVSIATFLESCGVADLITTCYGGRNRKVAEAFARTGKSIEELENEMLNGQKLQGPQTSAEVYKILKQKNMLNKFPLFTTVYKICYEGQSIQDFITCLQNHPEHI, encoded by the exons ATGTCGCCGCTCCGCGTCTGCATCGTCGGCTCCGGGAACTG gggaTCAGCCATAGCACGAATCATTGGCAAAAATGTCCAGAAGTCCAACAGATTTGATCCTACTGTCAAGATGTGGGTATTTGAAGAGATCATCAATGGAAGAAAACTCTCAGAAATAATCAACCAGgaacatgaaaatgttaaatatctGCCTGGATACAAGATACCCAAAAATGTG GTGGCTGTACCGGACGTGGTTGAAGCAACAAATGGGGCAGACATTTTAATGTTTGTCCTGCCACATCAATTTGTTGGACGAATCTGCGAGCAGATCGCAGGCCAGATAAAACCCGGGACGTTTGGGATTTCGCTGATCAAG GGGATCGATGAGGGTCCTGACGGCCTGAAGCTCATATCTGACCTCATTCGAGAGAAACTGAAGATAGAAATCAGTGTGCTTATGGGGGCCAACATAGCCAAAGAAGTGGCTGATGAGCAGTTCTGTGAAACCACCATTG ggtgcaaaaatgaaaaacaagggGAGATCTTTAAAGAATTAATACAGACCCCCAATTTCAGGATTACTGTGGTGCTTGACTCTGATACAGTGGAGATTTGTGGAGCCTTAAAA AACATCGTAGCAGTGGGAGCTGGGTTCTGCGATGGACTGGATTTCGGTGATAATACAAAGGCAGCAGTTATACGCTTGGGCCTTATGGAAATGGTGGCCTTTGCCAAGATGTTCTGCAGGGGACCAGTATCAATAGCCACTTTTCTGGAAAGCTGCGGGGTCGCTGATCTAATCACTACCTGCTACGGGGGACGCAACAGGAAAGTAGCAGAAGCCTTTGCTCGCACAGGAAAA TCCATTGAGGAACTGGAAAATGAGATGCTGAATGGACAAAAGCTGCAAGGTCCTCAGACCTCAGCCGAAGTCTACAAgatcctgaaacagaaaaatatgctcaATAA GTTTCCGTTATTTACAACCGTCTACAAGATCTGCTATGAGGGTCAGTCGATCCAGGATTTCATCACGTGCCTGCAGAACCACCCAGAGCACATTTAG